CTTTTGCATATCTTTCATTATGATAAAATTTTTCCTGGTCAATGGATGGAGTAAAATTTTAATCATAAAGGTTAAAAGAATAATAGCAATTCCATAATTATGTGTCAGGTTATAAAGTTTTTTTAAGATAAAACGGATTACTCCGGCTAAAACATCTATTCCTGTTAATCTTTCTGCCCCAAAGGTTAATGATTTTAGAATATCTATATCCTTGGGTCCACCATAAACCCTAAAATTAAAAGAGCAAGTTTTGCCAGGCAAAAGATGGACTTCAGGAATGACTAAACCCATTATTAATTGGCCATCGAGTTTTTTTGTAAATATAGCCTTTTCAACAAATTCAGTTGGTAGCAAGATATTTAAGAAATATTGACTCTCGCAAGCTATCCAACCGATTTTACCCTCTTTTATCCTGACAGAATCTTCTGGTGGAGTAGGGGAAATTAATCCTATTGCAGACAACATCCCATCTAAAAATCCTTTAGATTTATGTTGAATTTTTTCCATTTTACCATCCAGGAAACACTCTTGACCAAGAATAGTTGAATGAGAGGCAGTAGCATAACGAGGATTGGCAGGAACTTCCCATTGCAATAACAAATCTTGCTTTTCCAGAGGAATCTCTGAATTATTTACGACCTTTATATGGACATCTATAGCATAAGAATCAGGGTAAAAGGAAAATTGTTTAATTACTTCTACCTGCGGCATATTTACAACCTGATAAACAAATTCCTTTATCCCATTGTCTAATGTTGAAAAGTTAGTCGTGATAAGTTCATTATTCCCTAATAAAATAGTTAAGGGAGGATTACCCTGTGGATTAACCAATT
This window of the bacterium genome carries:
- the yidC gene encoding membrane protein insertase YidC is translated as MEKRLLLAIVLSVLVLFLYNLFYYNETVKRQNLVKKPIKKEKILSTKLLPTKTTVEEIEKHGLKIKEEELLIRTNLTSIKLSPDGKISSWKLFQFKEKNTDLVELVNPQGNPPLTILLGNNELITTNFSTLDNGIKEFVYQVVNMPQVEVIKQFSFYPDSYAIDVHIKVVNNSEIPLEKQDLLLQWEVPANPRYATASHSTILGQECFLDGKMEKIQHKSKGFLDGMLSAIGLISPTPPEDSVRIKEGKIGWIACESQYFLNILLPTEFVEKAIFTKKLDGQLIMGLVIPEVHLLPGKTCSFNFRVYGGPKDIDILKSLTFGAERLTGIDVLAGVIRFILKKLYNLTHNYGIAIILLTFMIKILLHPLTRKNFIIMKDMQKKMKALHPELEKLKEKHKEDKETLNREMMELYKRYKVNPLGGCLPMLLQMPVFFALFNALKQCIELRGANFLIWQDLSSQDPFFILPILMGATMFIQQKMTPTTDPNQAKIGQLMTIFFTFIFLSFPVGLVLYWLIQNILTIGEQYLINKGIEK